The following are encoded in a window of Carya illinoinensis cultivar Pawnee chromosome 15, C.illinoinensisPawnee_v1, whole genome shotgun sequence genomic DNA:
- the LOC122297184 gene encoding leucine-rich repeat receptor protein kinase HPCA1-like isoform X3 gives MGLEGKLEGDIGELTELTTLDLSSNRGLSGSLSPRLGNLQKLNFLILAGCSFSGDIPDELGNLSELLFLALNSNNLTGNIPPSLGKFSKLYWLDLAENMLTGPLPISTSMAPGLDHLLVAKHFHFNKNKLSGPIPAKLFSSNMKLIHILFDGNQLSGSIPPTLGLVNSLEVLRLDRNALTESVPNLSNLTNIVVLNLALNKLTGTLPDLTQMTKLNYLDLSNNSFEPSEAPTWFSTLPSLTTLVMEYGSLQGPIPRDLFSFPQLQQVKLRNNKFNDTLDMGEHEKISPQLKLVDLQNNNISYVKVSSKYHKSLILRGNPVCNDDTSSVHTYCQIKDQQPIKPNSTSLANCENASCPLDQDRNPWNCECAYPYKGTLSVGGSLLSELSNATVFKLLENSLLMDQSLLPCSIYIQGAIFNGDDYHQVQLAFFPSTGKYFNRSEIQRIGFFMVTQRYRHYGFPQQFETYSFIADPYAFPANGGGRTSIGTHVIIGIAFTCAILVLGLLGVGIYAVRKKKRAEEAIGYSTPFGSWTSSGNDCSGVAPQLKGARWFSYDELRKCTNNFAERNEIGSGAFGKVYRGLLSDGLVVAIKRAQQGSTQGLLEFKTEIELLSRVHHKNLVGLVGFCFEQGEQMLIYEFMPNGTIRDSLSGKSGIYLDWNRRLYVALGSATGLAYLHEHANPPIIHRDVKSTNILLDENLTAKVADFGLSKLVSDTLNGHVSTQVKGTMGYLDPEYYQTQQLTVKSDVYSFGVFMLELITSKRPIEKGKYIVQRVRTTMNKDEEEHYGLWDMIDSSIRDTSNLIGFGKFLEITMQCIEDSPEDRPTMSEVVKALETILQNNGVASSTSALSPTSDLGASRGASKHAYNDPMQQKDVNSIDTFGYSGAYIGSTRVEPK, from the exons ATGGGCTTAGAAGGGAAGCTTGAAGGTGACATTGGGGAACTCACTGAATTGACAACATT GGACCTATCGTCTAACCGTGGACTCTCAGGTTCCCTCTCTCCACGGCTTGGGAATTTGCAAAAGCTAAATTTCCT AATCCTAGCTGGTTGTAGCTTTAGTGGTGATATTCCAGATGAATTGGGAAATCTTTCAGAGCTCCTCTTCTT GGCTCTCAATTCAAACAACTTAACTGGAAATATACCTCCATCTTTAGGTAAATTCTCCAAACTCTATTGGCTAGACCTTGCAGAGAATATGTTGACAGGACCTCTCCCAATATCAACATCCATGGCCCCAGGCTTGGACCATCTTTTGGTGGCTAAACACTT CCATTTCAATAAGAACAAGCTATCAGGTCCCATTCCAGCCAAACTCTTCAGCTCTAATATGAAATTGATACACAT ATTATTTGATGGAAATCAACTTTCTGGAAGTATCCCACCAACATTAGGACTTGTAAACAGTCTTGAAGTTCT TCGGCTTGACAGAAATGCTTTGACAGAAAGTGTCCCAAATCTCAGCAACCTAACAAATATCGTTGTATT GAATTTAGCTCTAAATAAATTGACGGGCACTTTACCAGACTTGACTCAAATGACGAAACTcaattactt GGACCTTAGTAATAACTCATTTGAGCCATCAGAAGCTCCAACGTGGTTCTCAACCTTACCATCACTCACCACTCT GGTTATGGAATATGGGTCACTTCAAGGGCCCATACCACGAGATTTGTTTAGCTTTCCACAATTACAACAAGT GAAATTGAGAAACAACAAATTTAATGACACATTGGACATGGGTGAACATGAAAAGATCAGCCCACAACTGAAGCTTGTTGATTTACAAAACAACAACATTTCTTATGTAAAAGTGAGCAGTAAATACCACAAATCCTTGAT ACTAAGAGGAAACCCGGTGTGTAATGATGATACTAGTAGTGTGCATACTTACTGCCAGATCAAAGATCAGCAACCAATAAAGCCTAATTCTACTAGCTTGGCTAATTGTGAAAATGCATCATGTCCTCTTGATCAAGATCGTAACCCTTGGAATTGTGAATGTGCCTATCCATATAAAGGGACATTATCTGTTGGAGGATCACTTTTAAGTGAATTATCTAATGCaactgtgtttaaattattggaAAATAGCTTGTTGATGGACCAGAGTCTCCTTCCATGTTCAATTTATATTCAAGGTGCCATATTCAATGGTGATGACTATCATCAAGTGCAACTGGCATTCTTTCCCTCAACTGGAAAATACTTTAATCGATCAGAGATTCAGAGAATTGGGTTCTTCATGGTTACTCAACGATATAGGCATTATGGTTTCCCTCAACAATTTGAAACCTATTCTTTTATTGCAGACCCTTATGCTTTCCCAG CCAATGGTGGAGGCCGAACTTCTATTGGCACTCATGTAATAATTGGGATAGCATTCACTTGTGCCATTTTGGTTCTAGGACTCCTTGGAGTAGGGATATATGCAGTTCGAAAAAAGAAACGTGCAGAAGAAGCCATTGGATATAGTACACCGTTTg GTTCTTGGACATCAAGTGGCAATGATTGCAGTGGGGTAGCACCACAATTAAAAGGTGCAAGATGGTTCTCTTATGATGAACTCCGAAAGTGCACAAATAATTTTGCCGAGAGAAATGAGATAGGTTCTGGAGCATTTGGCAAG GTCTATAGAGGGTTGCTTTCTGATGGACTAGTTGTTGCTATCAAAAGAGCTCAGCAAGGATCAACGCAGGGTTTACTCGAGTTCAAGACTGAAATTGAGTTGCTTTCCCGAGTTCATCATAAGAATCTTGTTGGCCTTGTGGGTTTTTGCTTTGAACAAGGAGAGCAGATGTTGATCTACGAATTTATGCCTAATGGAACAATTAGAGATAGCTTATCAG GGAAATCTGGCATTTATCTTGATTGGAATAGAAGACTCTACGTTGCTCTTGGTTCAGCCACCGGACTAGCTTACCTACATGAGCATGCCAATCCTCCTATTATCCATAGAGATGTTAAGTCCACGAATATTCTGTTGGATGAAAATTTGACTGCAAAGGTTGCAGATTTTGGCTTGTCTAAGCTAGTATCAGATACTTTGAATGGCCACGTTTCAACTCAAGTCAAAGGCACGATG GGTTATCTTGATCCTGAATATTACCAGACTCAACAATTAACTGTCAAGAGTGATGTTTATAGCTTTGGTGTATTTATGCTTGAATTGATAACATCCAAGCGACCGATTGAGAAGGGAAAGTACATTGTTCAACGAGTGAGAACAACAATGAACAAGGACGAGGAAGAGCACTATGGCTTGTGGGATATGATTGATTCATCCATTAGAGACACATCAAATCTTATAGGGTTTGGGAAATTCTTGGAAATTACCATGCAATGCATTGAAGATTCACCTGAAGACCGTCCAACAATGAGTGAAGTGGTAAAGGCCCTTGAAACAATTTTACAAAACAATGGGGTGGCTTCAAGCACATCTGcattgtctcctacaagtgACCTTGGAGCTTCAAGGGGTGCTTCTAAGCATGCGTACAATGATCCTATGCAACAAAAGGATGTTAATAGCATTGATACATTTGGTTATAGTGGTGCATACATAGGCTCAACAAGAGTTGAACCCAAGTAG
- the LOC122297184 gene encoding leucine-rich repeat receptor protein kinase HPCA1-like isoform X6 — translation MKSQLLFLAFFLSEIHFIYSLTDPNDATILNALKYAWKNTPPSWEYSEDACSWEGVTCNSSTYRVTGLKLSTMGLEGKLEGDIGELTELTTLDLSSNRGLSGSLSPRLGNLQKLNFLILAGCSFSGDIPDELGNLSELLFLALNSNNLTGNIPPSLGKFSKLYWLDLAENMLTGPLPISTSMAPGLDHLLVAKHFHFNKNKLSGPIPAKLFSSNMKLIHILFDGNQLSGSIPPTLGLVNSLEVLRLDRNALTESVPNLSNLTNIVVLNLALNKLTGTLPDLTQMTKLNYLDLSNNSFEPSEAPTWFSTLPSLTTLVMEYGSLQGPIPRDLFSFPQLQQVKLRNNKFNDTLDMGEHEKISPQLKLVDLQNNNISYVKVSSKYHKSLILRGNPVCNDDTSSVHTYCQIKDQQPIKPNSTSLANCENASCPLDQDRNPWNCECAYPYKGTLSVGGSLLSELSNATVFKLLENSLLMDQSLLPCSIYIQGAIFNGDDYHQVQLAFFPSTGKYFNRSEIQRIGFFMVTQRYRHYGFPQQFETYSFIADPYAFPANGGGRTSIGTHVIIGIAFTCAILVLGLLGVGIYAVRKKKRAEEAIGYSTPFGSWTSSGNDCSGVAPQLKGARWFSYDELRKCTNNFAERNEIGSGAFGKVYRGLLSDGLVVAIKRAQQGSTQGLLEFKTEIELLSRVHHKNLVGLVGFCFEQGEQMLIYEFMPNGTIRDSLSGLS, via the exons ATGAAGTCGCAGCTGCTCTTTCtggctttctttctttcagAAATTCACTTCATCTACTCACTTACTGATCCTAATGATG CTACTATACTCAACGCCCTGAAGTACGCGTGGAAAAACACACCACCAAGCTGGGAGTATTCAGAGGATGCATGTAGTTGGGAAGGAGTTACTTGCAACAGTTCTACTTATAGGGTTACTGGCTT GAAATTATCAACGATGGGCTTAGAAGGGAAGCTTGAAGGTGACATTGGGGAACTCACTGAATTGACAACATT GGACCTATCGTCTAACCGTGGACTCTCAGGTTCCCTCTCTCCACGGCTTGGGAATTTGCAAAAGCTAAATTTCCT AATCCTAGCTGGTTGTAGCTTTAGTGGTGATATTCCAGATGAATTGGGAAATCTTTCAGAGCTCCTCTTCTT GGCTCTCAATTCAAACAACTTAACTGGAAATATACCTCCATCTTTAGGTAAATTCTCCAAACTCTATTGGCTAGACCTTGCAGAGAATATGTTGACAGGACCTCTCCCAATATCAACATCCATGGCCCCAGGCTTGGACCATCTTTTGGTGGCTAAACACTT CCATTTCAATAAGAACAAGCTATCAGGTCCCATTCCAGCCAAACTCTTCAGCTCTAATATGAAATTGATACACAT ATTATTTGATGGAAATCAACTTTCTGGAAGTATCCCACCAACATTAGGACTTGTAAACAGTCTTGAAGTTCT TCGGCTTGACAGAAATGCTTTGACAGAAAGTGTCCCAAATCTCAGCAACCTAACAAATATCGTTGTATT GAATTTAGCTCTAAATAAATTGACGGGCACTTTACCAGACTTGACTCAAATGACGAAACTcaattactt GGACCTTAGTAATAACTCATTTGAGCCATCAGAAGCTCCAACGTGGTTCTCAACCTTACCATCACTCACCACTCT GGTTATGGAATATGGGTCACTTCAAGGGCCCATACCACGAGATTTGTTTAGCTTTCCACAATTACAACAAGT GAAATTGAGAAACAACAAATTTAATGACACATTGGACATGGGTGAACATGAAAAGATCAGCCCACAACTGAAGCTTGTTGATTTACAAAACAACAACATTTCTTATGTAAAAGTGAGCAGTAAATACCACAAATCCTTGAT ACTAAGAGGAAACCCGGTGTGTAATGATGATACTAGTAGTGTGCATACTTACTGCCAGATCAAAGATCAGCAACCAATAAAGCCTAATTCTACTAGCTTGGCTAATTGTGAAAATGCATCATGTCCTCTTGATCAAGATCGTAACCCTTGGAATTGTGAATGTGCCTATCCATATAAAGGGACATTATCTGTTGGAGGATCACTTTTAAGTGAATTATCTAATGCaactgtgtttaaattattggaAAATAGCTTGTTGATGGACCAGAGTCTCCTTCCATGTTCAATTTATATTCAAGGTGCCATATTCAATGGTGATGACTATCATCAAGTGCAACTGGCATTCTTTCCCTCAACTGGAAAATACTTTAATCGATCAGAGATTCAGAGAATTGGGTTCTTCATGGTTACTCAACGATATAGGCATTATGGTTTCCCTCAACAATTTGAAACCTATTCTTTTATTGCAGACCCTTATGCTTTCCCAG CCAATGGTGGAGGCCGAACTTCTATTGGCACTCATGTAATAATTGGGATAGCATTCACTTGTGCCATTTTGGTTCTAGGACTCCTTGGAGTAGGGATATATGCAGTTCGAAAAAAGAAACGTGCAGAAGAAGCCATTGGATATAGTACACCGTTTg GTTCTTGGACATCAAGTGGCAATGATTGCAGTGGGGTAGCACCACAATTAAAAGGTGCAAGATGGTTCTCTTATGATGAACTCCGAAAGTGCACAAATAATTTTGCCGAGAGAAATGAGATAGGTTCTGGAGCATTTGGCAAG GTCTATAGAGGGTTGCTTTCTGATGGACTAGTTGTTGCTATCAAAAGAGCTCAGCAAGGATCAACGCAGGGTTTACTCGAGTTCAAGACTGAAATTGAGTTGCTTTCCCGAGTTCATCATAAGAATCTTGTTGGCCTTGTGGGTTTTTGCTTTGAACAAGGAGAGCAGATGTTGATCTACGAATTTATGCCTAATGGAACAATTAGAGATAGCTTATCAG GGTTATCTTGA